A DNA window from Halomicrobium mukohataei DSM 12286 contains the following coding sequences:
- a CDS encoding DUF7289 family protein, with protein MTGTDRAVSDTLAFTLVFTIIITSVGFTGVYGVEAVEDISDSAQANTAERSMTSFARGVGAVRDNRAPQHVQRLELSGDRLQTADAEIRIEIGYEDDSYTNETVPVESFVRRTDSGTRFIYTAGATFRSQPNGEVVTGTPALRCGSDTAHVSLVRINGQVSQSSDGPVTVRANAQNRESITPLSPDKGVKNVSVNVRNTRHTDAWERLFESELPRWNGGNGRYTCDGIDRAVVHNTTVGIAVN; from the coding sequence ATGACCGGAACCGACCGCGCCGTCTCGGATACGTTAGCATTTACTCTCGTGTTCACGATCATTATTACGTCGGTCGGCTTCACCGGAGTCTACGGTGTCGAAGCCGTCGAAGATATCAGTGATAGTGCACAGGCGAACACAGCAGAGCGATCGATGACCAGTTTTGCGAGGGGAGTCGGGGCAGTCCGAGACAACAGAGCCCCACAGCACGTCCAGCGGCTAGAGCTCAGCGGCGACCGACTCCAGACTGCCGACGCCGAGATACGAATCGAGATCGGCTACGAGGACGACAGCTACACCAACGAAACCGTGCCAGTCGAGAGCTTCGTCCGTCGAACCGACAGTGGGACACGATTTATATACACGGCTGGTGCCACGTTCCGCAGCCAACCGAACGGCGAAGTCGTGACGGGTACACCGGCACTGCGCTGTGGGAGTGACACGGCTCACGTCTCGTTGGTCAGGATCAACGGTCAGGTGAGCCAGAGTAGCGACGGTCCCGTAACAGTGCGAGCGAACGCACAGAACCGCGAGTCGATCACGCCGCTAAGTCCAGATAAAGGTGTAAAGAACGTGAGTGTAAACGTTCGAAACACACGACACACCGACGCCTGGGAGCGTCTGTTCGAGTCGGAACTTCCGAGATGGAACGGCGGGAACGGACGATACACCTGTGACGGGATTGACCGAGCTGTCGTCCACAATACGACCGTCGGAATAGCTGTAAACTGA
- a CDS encoding DUF7266 family protein, which produces MDNRAVTPAVTHALTIGISAIMITGLLVGAGGLLDDQRSYVVENGLENVGSAVTSELVSMDQFNTTGVDADLSYTTTHPARVGGRTYDVVLEPDSPKSTLVLEATGESQRTVVYRFENESSVCASAVDGGKINVVFDVSEPCLELRDP; this is translated from the coding sequence ATGGACAACCGTGCAGTGACGCCGGCCGTCACACACGCTCTGACGATCGGTATTTCGGCAATCATGATCACGGGCTTACTCGTGGGTGCTGGTGGGCTACTAGACGACCAGCGATCATACGTCGTCGAAAACGGGCTCGAGAACGTTGGTAGCGCAGTCACGAGTGAACTCGTCAGTATGGACCAGTTCAACACCACTGGTGTCGATGCGGACCTGAGCTACACTACTACTCATCCGGCGCGGGTCGGAGGGCGGACCTACGACGTGGTTCTAGAACCAGACTCCCCGAAGTCGACTCTAGTACTCGAAGCGACCGGAGAGTCACAACGCACCGTCGTCTATCGGTTCGAGAACGAGAGCAGTGTCTGTGCGAGTGCTGTTGATGGCGGGAAAATCAACGTCGTTTTCGACGTTTCGGAACCGTGTCTCGAATTGAGGGATCCCTAA
- a CDS encoding DUF7261 family protein gives MVAERGQLLLVGAILFSVVIVGVVIQLNDLQYTDTIGSNAQTDAIDQAAQAEAETRAALYGLDMRVRNGTDRSEYQEALRENVSTYQNYSENMTAAGGATYTNVTLNLAASVNETVMTQSDDPYRKQTSPRRPSWDLVTDAETVSQFWLNESSVKTGGTSFQVVVSNPAGDEWRLKLEGVPVAGPGPDDVDVVVETPTSTNTACRRSDADDIELNLIDGEDAMTPPSCTFTSFTDALDGPYTIEFEKGNRAEGGYEIAVVGGSVNTGNFAGTRERILYPGIDYKYRSPSTAYNRTFAVGEAGS, from the coding sequence ATGGTAGCCGAACGTGGCCAGCTCTTGCTCGTCGGAGCAATCCTCTTTTCGGTCGTCATCGTCGGCGTCGTAATCCAACTGAATGACCTCCAGTACACCGACACCATAGGATCTAACGCTCAGACTGACGCCATCGACCAGGCAGCACAGGCGGAAGCCGAGACGCGGGCTGCCCTCTATGGGCTCGATATGAGAGTCCGAAACGGAACAGACCGATCGGAGTATCAGGAGGCGCTACGCGAGAACGTCTCGACGTACCAGAACTACTCAGAGAACATGACGGCGGCAGGCGGGGCAACGTACACGAACGTCACGCTCAACCTGGCGGCGTCGGTCAACGAAACAGTAATGACACAGTCGGATGACCCGTACCGGAAACAAACGAGTCCCAGGCGGCCCAGCTGGGACTTGGTCACCGATGCGGAAACCGTGTCACAGTTCTGGCTCAACGAGTCTTCCGTCAAAACTGGCGGAACGTCGTTCCAAGTCGTCGTCAGCAACCCTGCGGGAGACGAATGGAGACTCAAGCTCGAGGGAGTGCCAGTAGCTGGGCCAGGCCCAGACGATGTTGATGTCGTCGTCGAAACGCCGACATCGACGAATACAGCATGTAGGCGGTCGGATGCCGACGATATCGAACTGAACTTGATCGATGGCGAAGATGCCATGACACCCCCCAGTTGTACGTTCACGTCGTTCACTGATGCGCTAGACGGCCCGTACACTATCGAGTTCGAAAAGGGTAACAGAGCCGAGGGTGGATACGAGATTGCCGTCGTCGGTGGCTCAGTCAATACAGGTAACTTTGCAGGCACCCGTGAACGAATTCTGTATCCGGGCATCGATTACAAGTATCGTAGCCCGTCGACGGCGTACAACCGCACTTTCGCCGTTGGGGAGGCGGGATCTTGA
- a CDS encoding DUF7288 family protein, giving the protein MERGQAYTLEGTIGAIIVVIAVLIGLQAVDTGQLNSQQDQVSEQLSTQSEDVLTVGAETGALSEVVRCWGADKSVVDGTVESDRNARFEKMLNHTFDRQNRNYNLYLSYWNDSVDDRTERVISTSENQALASPGRTTAVGTQRITLYDDQTIQFGNGCGTAGYEISEGAFKIPDVDEDSPLYNIVEVRLVVW; this is encoded by the coding sequence ATGGAACGGGGACAGGCGTACACGCTGGAAGGGACAATCGGTGCCATCATCGTCGTAATCGCTGTGTTGATCGGCCTCCAAGCAGTCGACACGGGACAGTTGAACAGTCAACAGGATCAAGTCTCGGAGCAACTCAGTACCCAGAGCGAAGACGTGCTGACCGTAGGTGCCGAAACAGGTGCGCTGTCGGAAGTCGTTCGGTGTTGGGGTGCAGACAAATCAGTTGTCGACGGGACGGTCGAGAGCGACAGGAACGCTCGCTTTGAGAAGATGCTGAATCACACCTTCGATAGGCAAAACCGAAACTACAACCTCTATCTGAGCTACTGGAACGACTCTGTCGACGATCGCACAGAGCGGGTGATCTCGACCAGTGAGAACCAGGCGCTCGCTTCGCCCGGCCGGACCACCGCGGTCGGGACCCAGCGGATCACTCTCTACGACGATCAGACGATCCAGTTCGGGAACGGCTGTGGGACAGCAGGATACGAGATTAGTGAGGGAGCGTTCAAGATCCCAGATGTCGACGAGGACTCCCCACTATACAACATCGTGGAGGTTCGACTGGTCGTATGGTAG
- a CDS encoding DUF7287 family protein, with protein sequence MLARDAVQKLRTVVERVQQPAELRRGAATKRAVRRRISHPLAFVGGVRLTVRKDKPTNDRGQTPQDFAVGVAVLLLTIIATFVFIQNSVVTTYDRPVSGDVQESADRVASYVVENYSVEDKDNILRYDSSDGIEQSLNRDTDSLDRLRAGAGLDVATDRRINLSINVTVVGSDALADGSRKPATGISGELTWGEAYKNQDGAASTARVVTLEDESTICSSNCLLVVRVW encoded by the coding sequence ATGCTGGCTCGGGACGCTGTGCAGAAGTTGCGGACAGTTGTTGAGAGAGTTCAGCAGCCAGCAGAACTGCGACGGGGGGCAGCTACGAAGCGAGCGGTACGACGGCGGATCAGCCATCCGCTCGCATTTGTGGGGGGAGTAAGATTGACAGTACGGAAAGACAAGCCGACGAACGACCGTGGACAGACACCGCAGGACTTTGCGGTTGGGGTTGCGGTTCTGTTGCTGACGATCATTGCGACCTTCGTTTTCATACAGAACAGCGTCGTAACGACGTACGACCGCCCGGTCAGCGGAGACGTACAAGAGTCCGCGGACCGAGTCGCCTCCTACGTCGTCGAGAACTACAGCGTCGAAGACAAAGACAATATCTTGCGGTACGATTCGTCTGACGGGATCGAGCAATCACTCAACCGGGATACCGACTCTCTGGACCGGTTGCGAGCCGGTGCTGGGCTAGACGTGGCCACAGACCGACGCATCAATCTATCGATCAACGTCACAGTCGTCGGCAGCGACGCTCTTGCGGATGGTTCTCGAAAACCAGCCACAGGAATATCCGGAGAACTGACTTGGGGTGAAGCTTATAAGAACCAGGACGGGGCAGCCAGTACAGCGAGGGTGGTTACCCTCGAAGACGAGAGCACAATCTGTTCGAGCAACTGTCTGCTAGTCGTGAGGGTCTGGTAA